GTACCAAGACTTGCTTCTGATCCTAGGCGAACCGGGAGGAGGCAAGACTACGCTGCTGCTGGAGCTAACCGAACAACTGCTTGACCGCGCCGATGCGGATGCCACTCATCCGATACCGGTTGTTTTCAATCTCTCGACTTGGGGCAAGGATAAACAGGCACTAGATGTCTGGATGGTCACCCAACTGCACCACATCTACTACGTGCCACCAAAAATAGGTAAGATCTGGGTGACATCGGGCCAGATCCTGCCGCTGCTGGATGGCCTGGATGAGGTCGATGGTGAGCGGCGGGCCACATGTACCGAGGCCATCAACGCCTATCGAGGAACCCACCCAGGCGCGTGGGCTACGCCGATGGTGGTGTGCTGTCGCAGTGAGGAGTACCGCACGCTTCCTGAGCTTGGGCTTGCGACCGCCATTACAGTGCAGGTGCTGACCCATGGCGAGATCGACGCCTTTCTCAAGGCTAGTGGGCGACCGCTGGCTGGGGTACGGGCTGTGCTGAAAGATGATCCTACTCTCTATGGCATACTCAAAACGCCGCTCCTTCTGAGTATGGTTTCGTTAGCCTTTGCGGATACCTCTGCGAAAGAACTACGGATGGCCACTACACCGGATATGCGCCGCGCCGAGATCTTTGCGGCCTTCATGCGCAGAATGTTCGCACCCCCTCCGCCAGGGAAGGGTGAGGATGCCCGCTACCCACGGCGGCGTATCTTACGTGGGTTACGATGGCTGGCGCAACGGATGAATACAAATAATCAGGCGCTCTACCTGATGGAGTTCATGCAACCGGATTGGGTCGGAAGAGGTTGGAATCAGTGGTTAGTACAGTGGAGTGCAGGCCTGATCTTTGGTCTGATCTTTGGCTTAATCTTCGGCTTAATCTTTGGCCTGGTCTTTGGCCTGGTCTTTGGGTCAAGTGTTGGAGTGATTGGTGGATTAAATGCTAGCACAATAAAACCAATAAATCGATTAAATTGGTCGTGGAAAGCCATTTATGCATCTTGGAAGACAATTTTGCTTTCTGGATTGATGATTATATTAGCTTCTGGATGGATTGGAGGATTAAATATCGGGCTGATTGCAGGAATAATATCTATATTAGGTCTTGGATTACTTAGAGGCTTTGG
This portion of the Chloroflexia bacterium SDU3-3 genome encodes:
- a CDS encoding NACHT domain-containing protein, with the translated sequence MAKTSSTPSNHQIRMIIGIIVANALLWLGAVSTNIATSLLHDAWKPYLWLAWPVSILVTIVTIIIAVRSNVVGNNEHVDPATLNRSALLGRVRQQWVDGMLKKSLWNEAKIALRFAQGTARPYNVELQEPEHPPKLLPQGKQIIEVYDQYQDLLLILGEPGGGKTTLLLELTEQLLDRADADATHPIPVVFNLSTWGKDKQALDVWMVTQLHHIYYVPPKIGKIWVTSGQILPLLDGLDEVDGERRATCTEAINAYRGTHPGAWATPMVVCCRSEEYRTLPELGLATAITVQVLTHGEIDAFLKASGRPLAGVRAVLKDDPTLYGILKTPLLLSMVSLAFADTSAKELRMATTPDMRRAEIFAAFMRRMFAPPPPGKGEDARYPRRRILRGLRWLAQRMNTNNQALYLMEFMQPDWVGRGWNQWLVQWSAGLIFGLIFGLIFGLIFGLVFGLVFGSSVGVIGGLNASTIKPINRLNWSWKAIYASWKTILLSGLMIILASGWIGGLNIGLIAGIISILGLGLLRGFGVVTLDTHIIPNQGIRLSFWNMLIGGLSTAVIAGLLLGLLMSLLVGFDYRTETMCGFRG